Proteins encoded within one genomic window of Mya arenaria isolate MELC-2E11 chromosome 13, ASM2691426v1:
- the LOC128213896 gene encoding E3 ubiquitin-protein ligase Midline-1-like: protein MAFASSKEDISKMECCICTEVFREPRSLNCSHIFCETCIQTWVMRLSADSPQLQGIECPLCREVTKPPKTGLPPDKWASYLQRATTGQLGEKRLTRIVYCDPCMLVNERNTAGYCCIDCGEKICIDCEKTHKRLRPTRDHKVFELTIDNQRSELELMQEIQKLLMCDKHSDKPIELYCVGDEQVFCSTCAFDHRSCSDVQEIDSEYDRGKPMRTVKNIFTNMKETLDNYSKIYTSYEKDLNEDHSKLKAAVHDAKVKLIKNIERSENNLITESKAATDAFVHGCRNDLKEIKTRSDYVSLSTNTAQYCLRNDIGKKAHFIVKCKLERRLKQINERTEELGADFDSKFKRLKLVDNMDYVFPQTGVLGKMEEYSQILEVPSSNDLREMSEKNNLVPTFDLASPAGQLSKQKSYFVSCDFFTDEIGVFSDRRNKRVVMYSINNNEILAQLKPKSNPWTVVTSGKDVLVSFPDEEKVVVFDEHLRKTRDLHLRGMSASFQLELPDTIFTMIQSGPAKFDLISGKPKECLTRNLEIEETPDHFHLDEERLYWSCERNTFIAYDIENDVKEFEYSPSNLVWPTGIDTDFDGNIYICGLKSRNIHVLDDDGTLLRVFDLSSYNISPTFIRVSENGEDVIILGDTNNTGPFFFKLK from the coding sequence ATGGCGTTTGCAAGTTCGAAAGAAGATATCAGTAAAATGGAGTGCTGTATCTGTACAGAGGTATTTAGGGAACCAAGATCATTGAACTGTAGCCacattttttgtgaaacatGCATTCAGACATGGGTAATGAGGCTATCCGCAGATTCGCCACAGTTGCAGGGCATTGAATGCCCTTTATGTCGGGAGGTAACGAAGCCTCCCAAAACAGGTCTACCACCGGATAAATGGGCTTCCTACCTACAAAGGGCAACAACAGGACAACTAGGGGAAAAACGTTTGACAAGGATTGTTTATTGTGATCCGTGTATGTTGGTTAACGAACGCAATACTGCGGGGTACTGTTGCATTGACTGTGGTGAGAAAATTTGCATTGACTGTGAAAAGACTCATAAAAGATTACGACCAACAAGAGACCATAAGGTGTTTGAGCTGACCATTGACAATCAGCGCTCAGAACTTGAGCTGATGCAGGAAATACAAAAACTTCTGATGTGTGACAAGCATTCGGACAAGCCTATTGAGCTTTACTGTGTAGGGGACGAGCAAGTGTTTTGTTCAACGTGTGCGTTTGACCACAGATCATGTTCGGATGTACAGGAGATCGATAGCGAATATGATCGAGGCAAACCAATGCGcacagtaaaaaatatatttaccaaCATGAAAGAAACTCTAGATAATTATTCCAAAATATACACATCGTATGAAAAAGACCTTAATGAGGATCACTCAAAACTGAAAGCAGCTGTGCATGATGCTAAGGTTAAGCTGATAAAGAACATTGAGCGATCAGAGAACAATCTTATTACAGAGAGCAAAGCAGCAACTGATGCCTTTGTCCATGGATGTCGCAATGATCTCAAGGAAATCAAGACTAGATCAGATTATGTTAGTCTATCAACAAATACAGCCCAGTACTGCTTAAGGAATGACATCGGAAAGAAGGcacatttcattgtaaaatgtaaactcGAGAGACGACTTAAGCAGATTAATGAACGAACAGAGGAGCTTGGTGCAGACTTTGATTCAAAGTTCAAAAGATTAAAATTAGTTGACAATATGGATTATGTTTTCCCGCAGACAGGTGTCCTAGGAAAGATGGAGGAATATTCACAGATATTGGAAGTGCCCTCATCCAATGATCTAAGAGAAATGTCGGAAAAGAACAACTTAGTTCCAACATTTGATTTGGCTTCTCCTGCTGGACAACTCAGCAAGCAGAagtcatattttgtttcatgtgACTTTTTCACTGATGAAATCGGTGTATTTTCCGACCGGAGAAATAAACGTGTTGTTATGTACTCCATCAACAACAACGAGATTTTGGCTCAATTAAAACCAAAATCAAATCCTTGGACAGTTGTAACATCAGGTAAAGATGTACTTGTTTCTTTCCCAGACGAAGAGAAAGTCGTTGTTTTTGACGAGCATCTGAGGAAAACACGAGATTTGCATTTAAGAGGAATGAGCGCCTCCTTCCAGTTAGAACTACCtgatacaatttttacaatgaTACAAAGTGGCCCTgcaaaatttgatttgatatcTGGAAAACCCAAAGAGTGTCTTACTAGGAATCTGGAAATCGAAGAAACGCCGGACCACTTTCACCTTGACGAAGAACGATTGTATTGGTCATGCGAAAGAAACACATTCATTGCttatgatattgaaaatgatgtaaaagAATTTGAGTACAGTCCCTCAAATTTGGTATGGCCAACAGGAATAGACACCGACTTTGATGGAAACATATACATTTGTGGATTGAAATCAAGGAACATACACGTTTTAGATGACGATGGAACGCTGCTCCGAGTGTTTGATCTATCCAGCTATAACATATCGCCAACATTTATTCGCGTCAGTGAAAATGGGGAAGACGTTATTATTCTAGGAGATACTAATAATACTGGACCGTTTTTCTTTAAACTTAAGTAA